One segment of Luteolibacter rhizosphaerae DNA contains the following:
- a CDS encoding dynamin family protein — protein MSIPGERYFAVRDRLSELLEWIGHLAREVALEEEPDHPAPVLHRPILIAAIGEVNAGKSSLLNALVGEELCPASPLPLTTEVRLYRHGAEADKEVQPQLVEVRRPAEYLRNFDLLDTPGTNSKVNGHAETAEPFLEHADLILIVFTAENPWTASTWDAVSRLSNEALSRTALVVQRIDLKQAQDIPIILGHMRDLSLKRIGQVLPIFPVAARSALESKQTNHAERELWRTSRFSDLEHFISERICESMERRQVLHDAWHHAARTLRRLENRFDGQRRGMEDDAYFLGNIEREMDALRDSSLEAAPEALGEALKRYRSEVDAVVRHLRSKLGWWRSLGRIFTGDGTAAEVEARFAARMQEVATGFAQHDAARLVDACAAHWETVRPRVKERMGFEPGACDVDGKNREGVVSRFVARLEKAVPQALAGLRVRGVLDPLVRRRNASLKGFTGIGLALCIAAGSVGTLYSQQLGIGLLGAALAVFCLAALVSWITAARIAAGYRERLLAGASTFADGLKADHGEAIRFLCRDYSGSLLEVRRRLASEKAALQPRLERSNSLYIALKSVELDL, from the coding sequence GTGAGCATCCCCGGGGAAAGATACTTCGCCGTCCGCGACCGGCTGTCCGAACTGCTGGAGTGGATCGGCCACCTCGCCCGGGAGGTGGCGCTGGAGGAGGAACCGGATCACCCGGCTCCCGTCCTGCATCGCCCGATCCTGATCGCGGCGATCGGCGAGGTGAATGCGGGGAAGTCCTCCCTGCTGAATGCCTTGGTGGGCGAGGAGCTGTGCCCCGCCAGCCCGCTGCCGCTGACGACCGAAGTGCGGCTCTATCGCCACGGCGCGGAAGCGGACAAGGAGGTGCAGCCACAATTGGTGGAGGTGCGCCGACCCGCGGAGTATCTCCGGAACTTCGACCTGCTGGACACTCCGGGGACGAATAGCAAGGTGAACGGCCATGCCGAGACCGCCGAGCCCTTCCTGGAACATGCGGATCTGATCCTGATCGTTTTCACCGCGGAGAATCCGTGGACGGCCTCCACTTGGGATGCGGTTTCCCGGCTCTCCAACGAGGCTCTGTCCCGGACGGCGTTGGTGGTGCAGCGGATCGACCTGAAGCAAGCGCAGGATATCCCCATCATCTTGGGGCACATGCGGGACCTCTCGCTGAAGCGGATCGGGCAGGTGCTGCCGATCTTTCCGGTGGCGGCGCGCAGTGCGCTGGAATCGAAGCAGACGAATCACGCCGAGCGCGAGCTGTGGCGGACGAGCCGCTTCTCGGATCTGGAGCACTTCATCTCCGAGCGGATCTGCGAATCGATGGAGCGTCGGCAGGTGCTGCACGATGCGTGGCACCATGCGGCGCGGACGCTGAGGCGGTTGGAGAACCGCTTCGACGGGCAGCGGCGCGGGATGGAGGATGATGCCTACTTCCTCGGGAACATCGAGCGGGAGATGGATGCGCTGCGGGATAGCTCGCTGGAGGCGGCCCCGGAGGCGCTGGGTGAGGCGCTGAAGCGGTATCGCAGCGAGGTGGATGCGGTGGTGCGCCATCTGCGCTCGAAGCTGGGTTGGTGGCGCTCATTGGGGCGGATTTTCACCGGGGACGGGACGGCCGCGGAGGTGGAGGCGCGCTTCGCGGCGCGGATGCAGGAGGTGGCAACGGGATTTGCGCAGCATGATGCGGCGCGGCTGGTGGATGCCTGTGCGGCGCATTGGGAAACGGTGCGGCCAAGGGTGAAGGAACGGATGGGCTTCGAGCCGGGAGCCTGCGATGTGGATGGAAAAAACCGCGAGGGCGTGGTGAGCCGTTTCGTAGCGCGGCTGGAGAAGGCGGTTCCGCAGGCACTGGCGGGTCTGCGGGTGCGCGGGGTGTTGGATCCGTTGGTGCGGCGGCGGAATGCTTCGTTAAAAGGATTTACCGGGATCGGTCTGGCGCTGTGCATCGCGGCGGGATCGGTGGGAACGCTTTATTCGCAGCAGCTCGGGATAGGGCTGCTGGGCGCGGCACTGGCGGTGTTCTGCCTGGCGGCGCTGGTGTCGTGGATCACGGCGGCGCGGATCGCGGCGGGCTACCGGGAGCGTTTGCTGGCGGGTGCCTCGACGTTCGCGGACGGCTTAAAAGCGGACCACGGGGAGGCGATCCGGTTTTTGTGCCGGGATTACTCGGGGAGCCTTCTGGAGGTTCGGCGTAGGCTGGCGTCGGAGAAGGCGGCTCTACAGCCGCGGCTGGAGCGGTCGAACTCGCTTTATATCGCGCTGAAGTCGGTGGAACTCGACTTGTGA
- a CDS encoding polysaccharide deacetylase family protein has translation MKNPIETLGYKIITSASSDPNESLMPNLSRRGFIALSAVMGSSCSMISGKEDGAQAQAKPTPGAAAPQKTTPNSGYRTPRVQGPVPRNPSMNLPAGGPTSGITFSRVAVSQPYVAMTFDDGPHPSNTPRLLDMLRERNIKATFYVIGKNVDLYPNVLRRTVSEGHEIGNHTYNHPILSKLGDSAVREELTKCRDAVARAAGVQPRTMRPPYGALLQRQREWIHAELRYPTIMWSVDPLDWKRPGASVIASRIHAGTTPGAIILAHDLHAGTIDAMPATLDGLLRKGYKFVTVSQLLAMATAPASGPIAAGQ, from the coding sequence ATGAAAAATCCGATCGAAACGCTGGGATACAAGATCATCACCTCCGCCTCCTCCGACCCCAACGAATCGTTGATGCCGAATCTCTCCCGGCGCGGCTTCATCGCCCTTTCCGCGGTGATGGGCAGCTCCTGCTCGATGATCTCCGGCAAGGAAGACGGCGCGCAGGCGCAGGCCAAGCCCACCCCGGGAGCCGCCGCGCCGCAGAAGACGACGCCGAACTCCGGCTACCGCACGCCACGCGTGCAAGGCCCGGTGCCGCGCAACCCGAGCATGAATCTCCCCGCCGGCGGCCCCACCTCCGGCATCACCTTCTCCCGCGTCGCCGTCAGCCAGCCCTACGTGGCGATGACCTTCGACGACGGCCCGCATCCCTCGAACACCCCGCGCCTGCTCGACATGCTGCGCGAGCGGAACATCAAGGCGACCTTCTACGTGATCGGCAAGAACGTGGACCTCTACCCGAACGTGCTGCGCCGCACCGTTTCCGAAGGTCACGAGATCGGCAACCACACCTACAATCACCCGATCCTCAGCAAGCTCGGCGACTCCGCCGTCCGCGAGGAACTCACCAAGTGCCGCGACGCCGTGGCCCGTGCCGCCGGCGTGCAGCCGCGCACCATGCGCCCGCCCTACGGCGCCCTGCTCCAGCGCCAGCGCGAGTGGATCCACGCCGAACTCCGCTACCCCACCATCATGTGGTCCGTGGACCCTCTCGACTGGAAGCGCCCCGGTGCCTCCGTCATCGCCTCCCGCATCCACGCCGGAACGACTCCGGGTGCCATCATTTTGGCACATGATCTCCATGCGGGCACCATCGACGCCATGCCCGCCACCCTCGACGGCCTCCTCCGCAAGGGCTACAAGTTCGTGACCGTCTCGCAGTTGCTCGCCATGGCCACCGCGCCGGCCAGCGGCCCGATCGCGGCCGGCCAGTGA
- a CDS encoding cation:proton antiporter: protein MAVILIVCRLVGLLAKRIGQPQVVGEMIAGVMLGPSLLGLLWPGSADLIFTKESRGILYAGAQLGVGLYMFLVGLEFRVDHFRLRARSAACVSIAGMVVPFILGALLVMWLQHVPGIFSPKVRYFEGALFLGAAIAITAFPMLARIISERGLAGTSLGTLALAAGAIDDAAAWCVLAIVLATFGASQALVIGGVSINPALVAIGGSILYGVLALTIGRRLLAALGRKAEREGEVSYPMMAVVLALFCLAAWYTDVIGVHAVFGGFILGIAMPRGVFAEDIRRKIEPFAVVFLLPMFFTFSGLNTKLNVLVQPSLILVGIAILLASMLGKGVACWGAARLTGEDNATAMAVGTLMNARGLMELIIINIGLQRGIIGEALFSILVVMAIVTTLMASPIFELVYGRKRRNAEVPPDIVGA from the coding sequence ATGGCGGTCATCCTCATCGTGTGCCGCTTGGTCGGCCTGTTGGCGAAGAGGATCGGGCAGCCGCAGGTGGTGGGCGAGATGATCGCAGGGGTGATGCTGGGGCCCTCCCTGCTGGGCCTGCTCTGGCCGGGATCGGCCGACCTGATTTTCACGAAGGAATCCCGCGGCATTCTCTATGCGGGCGCGCAGCTCGGCGTGGGTCTCTACATGTTCCTGGTGGGCCTGGAATTCCGGGTGGATCACTTCCGCCTGCGGGCCCGCAGCGCGGCCTGCGTGTCGATCGCGGGGATGGTGGTGCCCTTCATCCTGGGTGCGCTGCTGGTGATGTGGCTGCAGCACGTGCCCGGCATCTTCTCGCCGAAGGTACGTTACTTCGAGGGCGCGCTCTTCCTAGGCGCGGCGATCGCGATCACGGCCTTCCCGATGCTGGCCCGGATCATTTCCGAGCGCGGCCTGGCTGGAACCTCCTTGGGCACGCTGGCGCTGGCTGCCGGGGCCATCGATGATGCCGCTGCCTGGTGCGTCCTCGCCATCGTCCTCGCCACCTTCGGTGCCTCGCAGGCGCTGGTGATCGGCGGGGTGAGCATCAATCCCGCGCTGGTGGCGATCGGCGGCTCGATTCTCTACGGCGTGCTCGCGCTGACCATCGGCCGCCGCCTGCTGGCCGCGCTGGGCCGCAAGGCGGAGCGCGAGGGCGAGGTGAGCTACCCGATGATGGCCGTGGTGCTGGCGCTCTTCTGCCTGGCGGCTTGGTATACCGACGTGATCGGCGTGCACGCGGTCTTCGGCGGCTTCATCCTGGGCATCGCGATGCCGCGCGGGGTCTTCGCCGAGGACATCCGCCGCAAGATCGAGCCCTTCGCGGTGGTCTTCCTGCTGCCGATGTTCTTCACCTTCTCCGGCCTGAATACGAAGCTGAACGTGCTGGTCCAGCCCTCCCTGATCCTGGTGGGAATCGCGATCCTGCTGGCCTCGATGCTCGGCAAGGGCGTGGCCTGCTGGGGTGCCGCCCGCCTGACCGGCGAGGACAATGCGACCGCGATGGCGGTGGGCACCCTGATGAACGCCCGCGGCCTGATGGAGCTGATCATCATCAACATCGGCCTGCAGCGGGGGATCATCGGCGAGGCCCTCTTCTCGATCCTCGTGGTGATGGCGATCGTGACCACCCTGATGGCCTCCCCGATCTTCGAACTGGTCTATGGCCGCAAGCGTCGGAACGCCGAGGTTCCGCCCGACATCGTGGGAGCCTGA